The genomic region ATCTTATTCAGGCCTCAAACCTGTCCAACAATTGGGGTCCACCTCACGCTAAACGCGCGGTAAAAAATCCTCCCAAGCGAAAATGACCTGCATTTCGCTAGGAGGTTTTTTCATGCGCCATCCGATGCCCTGGTATCGCGAATCTGCGGGAACTTGGTACGTCCAGCTAAATGACAAGCAACTCAATCTCGGCCCGAATCACTCGGCCGCAATGACCAAATTCCGGCAGCTATGGGCCGGGGCGAAAGGCTACGGTTTGCACACGCCAGCCGTGGTCATTCTTGACAAGTTCCTGGACTACGCGACGGAACACAATAAGCCGTCAACGGTCGAGTTCTACATCGAAGCGGCGTATCCGGTGGACCGATCGGCTCGCAGCTTGTTGTGTTAATCCAAATATTTGGGAGGTTGTTGGAAGGGAATGCGCGTAAATGTTGCGTCTGAACGCCCCCCGCACCCTTGAAAGCCGCGTGGAAGGAGCAATCGATGATTGTACGACCTGAGAGCCGTTTACGCTTGTATCGCCCGCTGCGCAGGACGAACCGCCTGCTATCGCGAAGCCTTCACGAAAGGGTGCGTCTCGCCGCGGTCGTCGTCTGCCTGGTGGCTGTTGTTTCCACGCCCGTGAGCGCGGACACAACTCTGATCCCGCGCCGCGCTCTGTTCGCTGATGCGGACCGGCCGGTCGTTACGCTGAGCCCTGGCGGCGAGCGGATCGCCTACATCGAAGTTCAGGGTGCGACGCGATCGGCCTGGGTCGCGCCCGTGGACGATCCGGCAGCGCGAACTCGTGTCGAGTTGCTCGAAGGCGGGCAACCCTTGGGGCTCTGGTGGTCGGCCGACGGTCAGCGCTTGCTCCTGCAACAGCAGGTCAAGGGCGGCGTGCGGCTCTCAAGTTGCGATGCTTCGGGCGCCTCGTCGATCGACCTGACGCCCATGCGCGGCGTCAGTGCGCGACTCGAGCGACTGAGCGGAAAGCTACCTGGGCAGGCGCTAATTGCACTCAACGATCGCGATCCGCGGGTTCACGACCTGTGGAAGATCGATCTGGGCACCGCGGAAAAAGTGCTTGTCATGGAACGGACGGAGTTCCGCAACGTACATTTCGACGCCAGCTTCCAGCCACGTGTCGCGGAGAAGTTGGGGCCCGAGGGAACCCTCGAGCTGCTGCGCCGCGCCGACGACGACACGTGGCTGCCCTTGCGAACGCTCGATGTCGATCGGTCGAATGCGCAACGCGCGCCCGGCGCCGGCGTCCAAGGGATCGTCGGCGTTAATGCCGCGGGTGACGTTCTGTATCTGGTCGACAACACAGGCCGCGACAAGTCTGCGCTGCTGGCCGTCGAGCTAGCGACCGGGCGCGAAACCGTGCTGGCCACCGACGCCGATGCCGATATCCGTCCCATAGCGGTTGTCGATCGGGTGACGGGCCGTGTGCTGTCCGGCACCGCGCAATTCGACAACCTCCGCCGCTACGTGATCGACGACTCGGTACGAGGCGACTTTGCACTGCTCGAAAAACACTTCGGCGGACCGGTCGGCACGATGGGGATCAGCGCCAAGGATCGCGCATGGCTGGTCGCTCCCCTCGATGGCGGACCCGTGCGATATCACGTCTACCAGCGGTCACAGCAAACCGTTCGGCCGCTCTTTGCGGCCAACAGCGCGCTAGATCGATACCCGCTGGCCAAGCGGTCCGCGCATGTGGCCACCACGCGCGACGGCCTGCGGCTGCCATGCCATCTCTATTTGCCTCCGGGAACCGATGCCAACGGCGATGGCTTGCCCGACGCACCGCTGCCGACGCTATTGTTCGTCCATGGTGGTCCGGACGCTGCCTATCCGTGGGACAGTTGGACGACCAACCGCTGCCTGCAGCTGTTGGCCAATCGCGGCTACGCGGCGCTGCGCGTCGAGTTCCGCGGCGCCGGAGGTTTTGGCAAGTCGTTCCTAGAGCAAGGCTGGCGCGAGTGGGGAGGCAAGTCGCAGCAAGACCTGGTCGATCTGGCGCACTGGGCCGTCGACCAGCACATCGCCCCACGAGAGAAAATCGGCATCTGGGGCTGGTCCTTCGGCGGGTTCTCTACGTTCGCAACGCTGGCATTTTATCCAGACGAATTTGCCTGCGGGATGTCGCTGTATGGACTGTCGGACCTGGAGAAGTTTGCCCGCCGTACGATCCTGTTTTCGCGCGACACAGCGCAGCGCGTGGGCGATCCCCGGACTCCCGACGGGCTCGAGCTGTTGCGCCGCCAGTCGCCGCTGCACTCGGCCGAACGCGTGACCAGCCCGCTGCTGGTGACGCACGGCGGCAAAGACGTCGTGGTCCCTCAGCAACACTCCGATCTCTTCGTTTCGGCACTCGAGAAGCATGGCAAAGAGGTGACCTATCTCGTCTACCCCGACGAGGGACACGACTATTATCGACCGGAAAGCTGGATCTCTTTCTGGGCAGTCGCCGAGCGATTCCTGCACGAGCATCTGGGCGGCCGCTTCGAACCAGCAGCCAACGACTACGAAGGGGCGAACCTGCAGGTCCTTGCCGGATCGGAGCGGATCCCTGGGCTAGCGCCTTTTGCAAAAACTAAATCGCGAGATTCTTGAAGCAGCGGATCAACCTGAAGCGACGCACGAATCCATCGGGGTGCTTGGTTCTGGACCGGAGCCTCGGGATGTGCCGCGCGGCGCGCTTTTTCAGGGGGGCCAGATTTGTGGTTGACGGCGGGCCGCGCCGATTTATTCAATTTATGGAATTATTCACCGCTACAAAAAACGACGACGTTGACTTAACCAGACTGACAAAAACACTGGTTTTCTGGGCAAACGTGTGCGGACGACGACCCGCCAACGTCAAGTAGGCGTTATCGCCAACTGTGGAAGTCGGCGCGTCACTGCTTGTCGATCGAGGTCTGCAATTGTGCGCCAGCCAAGCGGACGAAGACCGTTCCCCGTCGATGAGCCAGGGCACGATTCGCGGCGCCGGCTTTCGTATTGCCGTTGCAAACGCTCGGCAAGCGACGCAGCGCCAGGCGACAAGTCTGGCAGCGCCAAAGGTTCCCGCTTCTCTAACTGGTGTATCGCGGCAACTCGCGGGCCACCGCACGCGGTTGCGAAACGCGGGATCGCGCTCGAGCACCTTGCTGATCGTGTTGAGCGCATGCCCCAACAGTCGGGCCGCCGCGCTGCACGCGAGGACCACGACTAGCAGTTCACAGAACTCCCCTTGCTTGAGCACCGTCAACTTCGCCGGCCGACCACGTTTTGTAATTGCAGAATGCCCGCGAGAAATCTGCGACCGCGGCGCCCAGGGCGGCAACAATATCCTGCCCTCGCCACGATCCAGGGCAGGACGTGCGTCCATCTTACCGGCCCACCTGGACTGATTTCGAGATACGACCGCGGCGATTCCGTCGGTTTACGAAGGACCGCTATCAAGATTGCGAGGCGGGCCTTGGCCGTGCAGTATGCTGCCAACGAGCGGCGGTTTCACGCTCAGCCAAGCCTCTACTCACGACGCGTCAGATCGGCCCGACCGTATCGACCAGCACAATTGCAAGCAGCGCCGTCTGCTCACACGCTCGAAGGTTGGACGCAGCCCGACGGTGCCGCAGCGCATCGACGAGTGGATAATGCTGCCGCCAACCGAGCAGGCAATAATAGGCAGTCACTCGGTAAGTTACGTTTCAACGCGCTGCAACGAATATCGCAGGCCAACCCTCTTAGCAAACGATTCAAACACTCCTAGCTCTTCTTTAAGCAATTCAAGCCACGCATCGTATTCATGCGTAGTTGTACCAAGGACGAGACTTCCGTTGGCGCGCAGGAAACCGAGGTCCTCAGGGAGCGGTATTTCCGCGTGCGCAGACCAGGCGTATAGGCCGGACGCAACACGTTTCAAAGCGTCAATGCTTTGTGGAGTGACGGTGTATCGCGATTTTAACGCGGTCCGGGAGTCAACATCGAGAAGTCTCGTGCCGGGCCATTCGACGACGTTCTCTTGGACAAACAAAAATGGATCTAGCGTGACGAATGGGGGTCGTCCCACCTCTGCAATACCGAATTGGTCGATCACGTAGAATTCTGAACTTCGAGCAGCAGCGAAATCCAATAGGCCGTAATAAGCCGCCCCGGTAACATCAGAAGTTAGGTTTACGATACGAATCATCGAACGCGAAACTGATCAAATATGTTCAATGCCGATGTGTCGACCGACATTTCCCAAATGGAATGCACCAGGGAGCTAATTCCGGAAGTGCGGCGACACGATTATAACAAACGTCCCCGAAGGTGTGGCACGCAGAAAGCGTTCGTATGTCGGCAATCGCGGTCGGCGAATCGTATTTCAGCGCCCAAGCCAGGGCGACTCGGTCGATTACGCCTACGAGGTGCCGTGGTCTCGGCGGATACTGAGAGACAAGCCCGCACGGGTAATCTATTTTGATCGACGAAAACCAACTGATCAGGAATTAGAACTGACTGCCTGCTTTCCTGAGGCGCTAGTCTGCACGCACTAATCACCCCTTCCAGCAGGCGGCCATCGTTGTCGTTTCTGGCCGCGACTAGCTAGCTTGAACCCATTCAAACACAACGACCACAAGCGACCGCAATCCGGCGACCTGAGGGTTTTCGTTGCTGGAATCGGTGCGCTGGGGAGCGGTACAATAGGTCGCATGTCTACTGGTCCCACGCCTCGCCGCCGCCGCTGGTATCAATTTGGCTTGGGGACGATTCTGACGGTGATCATCGTCCTTTCGATTCCACTTGCATGGGTTGCAAGGGAGCGAGGCAAGTCACTGCGAGAACAGCGAATCGCTGACCAGCTTCGCGAGCGCGGCTTCAAGACCGTCATGCTCGCCGGCCCCTATGACTCGTGGGCACTGGAATTGATACACAAGTCGCCACCACAAGGTTGGTGGCGCGATTTCGCCAGACTCCTTCTGGGGAAGAGAATTCTTTTGGTATACGATCCGCCGCCTGATTTCAGTGACCTCACCTTGCTCGCCGGGCTTACGAACTTGCAAGGGCTACACGTCAACTCCCCGCCCGTCAGCGACATCAGTCCGCTTTCCGGGTTCCCGAAACTTGTGGTGCTAGTCCTAAAGGGCGCGGACGTAAGCGACCTCACCCCGCTAGCTGGGCTGAAAAATTTAGAAGTCTTGCACATCGGCGGTGGTGCAGTTAATGACCTCTCGCCATTGGCCGGACTCCACAAGTTGCGCATGCTTTGGCTTCACTCTACGAACGTCAGTGACCTCACGCCTCTCGCCGGACTTACAATCCTGGAGACGTTCGTCGCGCGGTTTGAACCTATCCCCCTGTCGCAGCTCGAATTCTTGCAAGAGGCCCTGCCGAATTGCAGAGTCAGCAACGATCGGTTTGCCATCGAGCTATTGAAAATCCGAATTAGGAAACCGTGATCGCATGAGCCACCTTTGAATTCGATCGCAATAATTCGGCAATCGCAGTCGGGTGACCTGGGGTCGTATCGTTGCTGGAATCAGTATCCCGGTGAGCGATACAATACGTCGCATGCCCCAAGCACCATCCACCCGCCGCCGCTGGTATCAGTTCGGCCTGGGAACGATGTTTGTCCTGGTGACAGTGGTCGGGGCATTCTTTGCCTACCACATCAATTGGATTAGGCAGCGGCACGAGGCTAGAGCATGGCTGGGCATGCAGATGATTGGCGGATCATTCGCCGTCCCCCTCAAGCCGCCCTCTTCCTTTCCGTGGATGCTAAAACTATTAGGCGAGGAACCAAATCGACTTATTCTTATGCGACATGGGCCGACTGAACATTACCAAGGTAGGCGTCCAATTCCCGATGAATACCTGCAACTTGTGCATCGCGTTGAGAAGTTGTTTCCTGAGGCCGTCGTGAAGGATGTGACTTGGAAAGCATGGGACGACGAGGAAGAGGAGAAGCCAGAATCAGCACCACAATCCTAAGTCGCTGCCCGTAGCGACCGTTCATCGACGATACTGGCCGCGACAAGCCTGAACTCCTTTGACACAGCGACCCAGGCAATCGCAATCCGGTGACCTGGGGGCATTGATGGAATCAGTATCCCGGTGAGCAGTACAATGGGTCGCATGCCCCAAGCACTATCCACCCGCCGCCGCTGGTTTCAGTTCGGTCTTGGGACGCTGCTCATGGTGGTGACTTTAGTCGCTCTCGTCCTGAGCTGGGAGCTGCGCCTCGTCCGCAAGCGACAAGATGCCTTGGCAATGATCAGCGAACGCCAGGGAGTAGTTGAACGTCCCATTGGTCAGACCGTTTTGGCGAGGCGAGGGGAATTGTGCGGCGTAGCTCGCGATTACGAATCTCCCACCTTGCCCTTTTGGAGAGTATGGCTCGGAGACGCTCCGGTCGATTGCTTCTTGCTTCCAGCCGTAACTTTCTCGAAGGAGGAGATGCTTGGAATTGCTCGGGCATTTCCTGAGTCTGATGTTTGGCGAGTCGATGATGCGGGCAATGCGATTGATGCGGTGAACACCGGCGAGTCGTATTAGTCTCCATGCCCCCAGCCCACAAGACCCGCCGCCGCTGGTATCAGTTTGGCCTGGGGACGATGTTCGTGGTGGTGACGGTCTTTGCCATCGGGTTGGGGTGGGCGATGAAAGGCATCGGAGAGCGCCGTGAAGCGGTTGAGAATATCAGACGCCATCTTGGACTTGCAGCTCACCATGCTGAGATAGGACCGGATGGGCGGACTCGTGTAATAAATCTGGCTCCCTTCTGGCGACGGTGGATCGGCGACGAATCATGGAGGTTTATTGAAGTGCCAGAAAACACGAGCGACGTAGAGATGGAAAGACTCAAGCGACTTTTCCCAGAGGCCGAGACACTGCGACGGCGCCAGACTTTGGCACCACAGTCTTAAGACACCACCCGCAGCCGGCCTTCGTTGACGTTTCTGGTCCCGACCTAGGCGACAAGGTATTGTCTGGGGTCCGTTCGCTCTGCAGACCGTGGACGACGTAGCCAGCCAGGACGAGATAATCTGGTCAGATGCGGACCTGGTAGGATCGGCGGCCTATGCCCCGGGGAATCGGTTTTGGTGTCGAGAGCGTTTCTCGTGACGCACGGTTTACGCGCTGCACAGCGGATGATAAATTCTTATATCTGTGCAAGTTGTGCCCCACTCTCGTGGGTCAGCAGCCGGCTTCTGGCGCAGCCTGGATTGATACGGAGATTGGCCAGTTCGTCCTAGCGTTTGGGGTACACGCGTGAGGGAGCCATTGGATCCGTATCTTACCTGGCTGAAGATTCCGCCCGAGCGACGCCCGCCGTCGCACTATGACCTGTTGGGCCTAGAAGCCTTGGAAGCCGATGCGGCGCGCATCGAGCAGGCATCGGTAGATCGTGCCGAGTTCTTGCAAAGGCTGATGTACGGCCCAGACGGTGCGATCGCATTGCGTGTGTCACGCGAGATAGGCATGGCATTCGCCGTGCTGTGCGATCCCGCGAGCAAGCAAGAATATGACGAGACCCTGCGATCCGCTATTGAGTCCGGCTCGCCCACGCCAACGGAAGTGTCACCGCCGGAAGCGCCACCGGACGAGGCCAAGTCGGAGGTAGGTGGGCCCCCCGTGGTCGCCGTGCCTCCGGTCGAGATCGATCCGAATGCAATAACGATCGACCAGCACGCCGGATCAACAACGACCGAAACCGAGGTAACGTCGTCAAATGCCCAACTTGTATGGCTCGTTTCGGGGGGTGTCCTGGCGGCTGTGTTGATCCTCGGGCTCGGTGGGATGTGGAATCGGCTGCGATCATCCCCTGCTCCCGATGTCAAGAATGGCGTCGAGGTTGCAATCGTGCCCGCGGACGTGGATCGCACGGTTACCACGGCAGAAGATGCCAAGCAGGCCGCGCCGATCAAGCAAGCAGCTACAGCGCGAAACGGTGCCGAGCCGTCGCCCGCGAAGATTCCGGCGGGAACCTCTCAGGCTGTGTCATCGCCTGCGATTCCGGCTGGTGGAATCACGGAAATCGAGGGGCGCCTGACGGGCATCTCTTGCCGTTCAGGCGAGCTGCACCTGTTGATCGAACGGGAAGAGACAAAGGGCGAAGAAGCGAAACTTGTCGAGCTCGTGTCGACCAACTTTGCCGTTGTCCAAGGAGCTCAGGACTATCTGGAGGGGGACGCCGTACGTGTGGGCTCGCGCCCGATCGAAGCGCCGTCGCCGTCGCCGAAATATCGACTCGATTCCGACGGTGAGATTCGCGAGTTGACGCGGCTCGAGCGATTGGGAGAGTATCACTCGAAGGTCGAGATCGACAAGCCGCGACCGTCCTCTTCTTTTCGCAAGGAAGTTCTCGATGATCAACTGATTCAGCTTGCGCATTTTTTCCCAAACGAGGGGAGCGAAGTCCACTTTCATGCACGCTATGCCGGCATCGACGACGACTCGATTGTGGTGAGTTCCGGTATTGCGGAAGACATCACGGCGCGGATTCAGATTCCGTACGAGAATTCTGAGTCAGTGTTCGCTGACTTGGCGATTGATGACGACGTGACCGTTGTCGGGTCGTTCGTTGGTCCACTGGAAGACAACGAGGTCGCGTTGAAATTCATCGCTATCAGCAAGGCCGGTGGTCTGGCAATGCAGATCAACCTGAAGGATCTTGAAAAGGCGCATCCTGAGGTCAATGCGAACAAGTCGGTGGTGCGCGTCATCGTAAAAAAGGCCGACGAGGAAGTGGAAGCAACGGGATTTGTTGTGGGCGCATCCATCATCGCCACCAACTTCCACGCTGTTGAGAATTCGGTCGATGTCGAGGCGGAGCTCGCCGATGGTGCGAAAATCGTCATCAGTGGCGTCTGGGCCGTTGATCCGGACCGCGACATTGTGCTCTTGGCGACGCAGCAGCCGCTGCCCTGCCCAGCCTTGGCGCTGGCGAAGAGCTTGCCGAAAAAGGGTGACGCCGTGTTCGCACTCGGCGCGCCACCAGGGCAAGCATTCGAGTCTCGCGCGGGGACCGTAATCTCGGTTCAGACGAACGACAAATTCCAGTCGGAGGTTCGCTTCCGGGGTGGCCACGCGGACTTGAAATGGTTGGAGATTTCCGCACGCGTCGCGGCCGACAATAGCGGCGGCCCGTTGATAAATTCTGCCGGCGAAGTTGTGGGCATAAACACGTATCTCGAGCAAGCAGATCACGTGAACGTGGCGGTATCGATCGACGACATTCGCGAGGTTCTTGCCCGCAAGAAGCCGGTGACGCCGCTGGCGAGCTTGCCCAAGCGGACGATGGAAGCAGAGCTAAAGGCGTCGGGCGCCGTGAAACCCAGTGGTGCAACCAAGAAGACCAAACGCGACGGGTCGTCTACGCTGGGCATTGAGCTGCCGACTGGCAAAGTGCTCGACATCGAGGAATTGTTCATCAAGCCATACAAAGCCAAAAGCGCCAATCTCAAGCCGGATACAAAGACCGACCATTATCGCGCCGAATTCAAGCATCCGAATGGTAAAGTGGCAGACGTTTTGATCGCCAGGAGAGGAATTCTCGACGGCATCGCGCTTGCTAAATATGCGGACGGAG from Pirellulales bacterium harbors:
- a CDS encoding trypsin-like peptidase domain-containing protein → MREPLDPYLTWLKIPPERRPPSHYDLLGLEALEADAARIEQASVDRAEFLQRLMYGPDGAIALRVSREIGMAFAVLCDPASKQEYDETLRSAIESGSPTPTEVSPPEAPPDEAKSEVGGPPVVAVPPVEIDPNAITIDQHAGSTTTETEVTSSNAQLVWLVSGGVLAAVLILGLGGMWNRLRSSPAPDVKNGVEVAIVPADVDRTVTTAEDAKQAAPIKQAATARNGAEPSPAKIPAGTSQAVSSPAIPAGGITEIEGRLTGISCRSGELHLLIEREETKGEEAKLVELVSTNFAVVQGAQDYLEGDAVRVGSRPIEAPSPSPKYRLDSDGEIRELTRLERLGEYHSKVEIDKPRPSSSFRKEVLDDQLIQLAHFFPNEGSEVHFHARYAGIDDDSIVVSSGIAEDITARIQIPYENSESVFADLAIDDDVTVVGSFVGPLEDNEVALKFIAISKAGGLAMQINLKDLEKAHPEVNANKSVVRVIVKKADEEVEATGFVVGASIIATNFHAVENSVDVEAELADGAKIVISGVWAVDPDRDIVLLATQQPLPCPALALAKSLPKKGDAVFALGAPPGQAFESRAGTVISVQTNDKFQSEVRFRGGHADLKWLEISARVAADNSGGPLINSAGEVVGINTYLEQADHVNVAVSIDDIREVLARKKPVTPLASLPKRTMEAELKASGAVKPSGATKKTKRDGSSTLGIELPTGKVLDIEELFIKPYKAKSANLKPDTKTDHYRAEFKHPNGKVADVLIARRGILDGIALAKYADGDTAAFGTYAQGILHGILLTWDERGRKVLFGQYRNGREHGFICLFKNGDLWFVQESDRGKTSMSYVFKENQILKSYQADDTADELLAPAIKELAAKKKELQLAATKVKEQVQDVYKDAQKKRAVQKSKAGRASAVKDAAQRDAMNNSAVEGLHRRAMGK
- a CDS encoding alpha/beta fold hydrolase — encoded protein: MIVRPESRLRLYRPLRRTNRLLSRSLHERVRLAAVVVCLVAVVSTPVSADTTLIPRRALFADADRPVVTLSPGGERIAYIEVQGATRSAWVAPVDDPAARTRVELLEGGQPLGLWWSADGQRLLLQQQVKGGVRLSSCDASGASSIDLTPMRGVSARLERLSGKLPGQALIALNDRDPRVHDLWKIDLGTAEKVLVMERTEFRNVHFDASFQPRVAEKLGPEGTLELLRRADDDTWLPLRTLDVDRSNAQRAPGAGVQGIVGVNAAGDVLYLVDNTGRDKSALLAVELATGRETVLATDADADIRPIAVVDRVTGRVLSGTAQFDNLRRYVIDDSVRGDFALLEKHFGGPVGTMGISAKDRAWLVAPLDGGPVRYHVYQRSQQTVRPLFAANSALDRYPLAKRSAHVATTRDGLRLPCHLYLPPGTDANGDGLPDAPLPTLLFVHGGPDAAYPWDSWTTNRCLQLLANRGYAALRVEFRGAGGFGKSFLEQGWREWGGKSQQDLVDLAHWAVDQHIAPREKIGIWGWSFGGFSTFATLAFYPDEFACGMSLYGLSDLEKFARRTILFSRDTAQRVGDPRTPDGLELLRRQSPLHSAERVTSPLLVTHGGKDVVVPQQHSDLFVSALEKHGKEVTYLVYPDEGHDYYRPESWISFWAVAERFLHEHLGGRFEPAANDYEGANLQVLAGSERIPGLAPFAKTKSRDS